Proteins encoded within one genomic window of Candidatus Berkiella cookevillensis:
- the galU gene encoding UTP--glucose-1-phosphate uridylyltransferase GalU, with protein MKNEFLTVKKAVFPVAGLGTRFLPATKANPKEMLPIVDKPLIQYAVEEAIEAGITDLVFVTSSSKRAIEDHFDSNFELEHVLTLQGKTELLNIVKEIVPEGVQCTYVRQSKALGLGHAVLCAKNVIGDQPFAVLLADDLIDASHESCLKQMIPLFQQERASVLAVQKIHAVDTEKYGIIKPKGVWQHSAAIEAIVEKPKPQDAPSLLGVVGRYILTPEIFKVLENCPSGKGGELQLTDALSLLLKQQSIFATEFEGKRYDCGSKLGYLQATLAYGLKHHEVGAEFQDFVQSYQLSGNGLLVSVE; from the coding sequence ATGAAAAATGAATTTTTGACAGTCAAAAAAGCAGTCTTTCCTGTTGCAGGTCTTGGTACTCGATTTTTACCTGCAACTAAAGCAAACCCAAAAGAGATGTTGCCCATTGTTGATAAACCTTTGATTCAATACGCTGTAGAAGAAGCGATTGAGGCAGGTATTACAGACTTAGTCTTTGTAACCAGCAGTAGTAAACGCGCCATAGAAGATCACTTTGATAGCAATTTTGAATTAGAGCATGTGCTTACTTTGCAAGGAAAAACAGAGTTACTCAATATCGTGAAGGAAATTGTACCAGAAGGGGTACAATGTACTTATGTGCGCCAATCTAAAGCCTTAGGTCTGGGGCATGCTGTATTGTGTGCTAAAAATGTGATTGGTGATCAACCTTTTGCAGTATTACTGGCTGATGATTTAATTGATGCATCTCACGAATCTTGTTTAAAACAAATGATTCCTTTGTTTCAACAAGAACGAGCTTCTGTTTTAGCGGTGCAAAAGATCCATGCGGTAGATACTGAAAAATATGGGATTATTAAGCCCAAAGGTGTGTGGCAACATTCTGCAGCAATAGAAGCCATTGTTGAAAAACCTAAACCACAGGATGCACCTTCATTATTAGGGGTTGTTGGGCGTTATATTTTGACTCCAGAAATATTCAAGGTATTAGAAAATTGTCCGTCTGGAAAAGGGGGAGAATTGCAATTAACAGATGCCTTGTCTTTGTTGTTAAAACAACAATCTATTTTTGCAACTGAATTTGAAGGTAAGCGTTATGACTGTGGTAGTAAATTAGGCTATTTGCAAGCAACACTTGCTTATGGTTTAAAACATCATGAAGTAGGTGCAGAATTTCAAGACTTTGTGCAAAGTTATCAGTTAAGTGGAAATGGGCTTTTAGTCTCTGTTGAGTAG
- the cysZ gene encoding sulfate transporter CysZ has product MKDLFLGASYVLLGLRYLFHKKIRKFVFIPLLINMAVFALCFYWGYDILSAKLQSYQASDLPAWLSWMSGIFDWLIAAIKWLVTLLWFILFLFLFSFGGSIAANFFASPFTGLLCESMDEQINHFTAEPRPIFKLITLALSREISKWIYYLPRLIGVGIVCLVLYFIPVVNILATIFLYLFGAWMLAFQYLDYPADNRHHDINVLKKILKQKKMMTYGFGLAIFTLTLVPMLNFIILPLATLSATKLWADHYESLNIASNKEANK; this is encoded by the coding sequence ATGAAAGATCTCTTTTTAGGTGCAAGTTATGTGCTTCTAGGGTTGCGATATCTTTTTCACAAAAAAATCAGAAAATTTGTCTTCATCCCCCTTCTCATCAATATGGCTGTCTTTGCGCTCTGCTTCTACTGGGGCTATGATATATTGTCAGCTAAATTACAATCCTATCAAGCAAGCGATCTACCAGCTTGGTTGTCTTGGATGAGTGGCATTTTTGATTGGCTGATCGCCGCTATCAAATGGTTGGTTACACTGCTTTGGTTTATCTTGTTTTTGTTTTTATTTTCATTTGGGGGGTCTATTGCTGCCAATTTTTTTGCCTCTCCTTTTACAGGCTTACTCTGTGAAAGCATGGATGAACAAATTAATCATTTTACAGCTGAACCACGACCTATCTTCAAGCTTATCACCCTAGCCTTGAGCAGAGAGATATCCAAGTGGATTTACTACCTCCCCCGATTAATCGGGGTTGGTATAGTATGTTTGGTATTATATTTTATTCCCGTTGTGAATATACTAGCGACAATATTTTTATATTTATTTGGTGCATGGATGCTCGCTTTTCAGTACCTTGATTATCCTGCGGACAACCGACACCATGACATCAATGTACTCAAAAAAATATTAAAACAAAAAAAGATGATGACTTATGGCTTTGGCTTAGCCATTTTCACACTTACCTTAGTACCTATGTTGAATTTTATTATACTGCCACTTGCAACACTATCTGCCACAAAGCTGTGGGCAGATCATTATGAAAGTTTGAATATAGCTTCTAATAAGGAAGCAAATAAATAA
- a CDS encoding universal stress protein, translated as MSYQNILVSVDLGPQSLYIGLRAFELATFFNAKLTCLHTIEPPLSYTLDFNKRDKMIEKNRQLAHKSLSALIEQLSKHQAKSEPLCKMMISIGTPQSQILETAQQENCDLIILGSHGIGGYTHLLGSTAHHILSHAHCDTLIVQVSQLEKFIKEQPSQHYLWENQPIEIPQTERNRFENPIRSGSKLGWGEDIRRGPRLVNRPSSSPYKGGHRDTENQDNSKIDNNDKEKDNE; from the coding sequence ATGAGTTATCAGAATATTTTAGTCTCAGTCGATCTCGGCCCACAAAGCCTATACATTGGCCTTCGCGCCTTTGAATTGGCAACATTTTTTAATGCCAAGCTTACTTGCTTACATACAATCGAACCTCCGCTCTCTTATACTTTAGATTTTAATAAGAGGGACAAAATGATTGAAAAAAATAGACAGTTAGCACACAAAAGCCTCAGTGCTTTGATTGAGCAGCTATCAAAACATCAGGCTAAAAGTGAGCCTTTATGCAAAATGATGATCAGTATCGGTACACCGCAAAGCCAAATCCTAGAAACTGCTCAACAAGAAAATTGTGATTTAATTATACTTGGCAGCCATGGTATCGGTGGCTATACACATCTCTTGGGATCAACCGCGCACCATATTCTATCGCACGCACATTGCGACACATTAATTGTACAGGTAAGCCAATTAGAAAAATTTATTAAAGAGCAACCCAGCCAGCATTATTTATGGGAAAATCAACCTATTGAAATTCCTCAAACAGAAAGAAATCGGTTTGAAAACCCAATCCGAAGCGGTTCAAAATTAGGTTGGGGAGAAGATATCCGCAGAGGGCCCAGATTGGTCAACCGCCCAAGCTCCTCTCCGTATAAAGGCGGACACAGAGATACGGAAAATCAAGATAATTCAAAAATAGATAACAACGATAAAGAGAAAGATAATGAATAA
- a CDS encoding DUF3298 and DUF4163 domain-containing protein: MNKGTSFITLATLLFMSLDSVAFADASIDPHVSTNPIESTDAAIPMLQNSADIECQPDEKYTAFIKSSDELIEIDSALKMLLDMKPGSYCTWVKQANQNFIDEKLQEINQFEFDRKCAASKQLINHYIKAINTHLKEECADHSCENAFEKLVKIPFLFEMDGSFSYKEPVSNYRVETLSSKMNISTHRFSRKILDGACGEAEISFLFSGNYPIDQRSRLNEVIDANLDSMFKQMKYEEITPTEVFDNLFNDSYYTYIYDEKLEWVTSRYLSYSQNYYSYTGGAHGSSTVQYQNIDLSSFKIISLEDLFKSNKNTEILNLFKDAFFRANKLDDSKSYDELGFWFNPSNVPKEYKEWSLPDGFYLPANFLLNSRGITFIYQQYEIAPYAAGMPKIEITWDKIKPFLEDDFLIS, from the coding sequence ATGAATAAAGGAACCTCATTTATCACATTGGCAACACTATTATTCATGTCCTTAGATTCTGTTGCCTTTGCTGATGCATCCATAGATCCCCATGTCTCTACAAATCCTATAGAATCAACAGATGCAGCAATACCTATGCTTCAAAACAGTGCAGATATTGAATGCCAACCTGACGAAAAATACACAGCCTTTATAAAAAGCTCAGATGAGCTGATAGAAATTGACAGCGCACTTAAAATGCTCTTAGATATGAAACCAGGTTCTTACTGCACCTGGGTCAAACAAGCAAATCAAAATTTCATAGATGAAAAGCTTCAAGAGATTAATCAATTTGAGTTTGATAGAAAGTGTGCTGCTTCAAAACAATTAATTAATCATTATATAAAAGCAATTAACACACATCTTAAAGAGGAATGCGCCGATCACTCCTGTGAAAATGCTTTTGAAAAACTTGTCAAAATTCCCTTCTTATTTGAAATGGATGGTAGTTTCTCCTATAAAGAGCCTGTTTCAAACTATCGCGTAGAAACACTTTCTTCTAAAATGAATATTAGTACACATCGTTTTAGCCGAAAGATATTGGATGGCGCCTGTGGTGAAGCAGAAATCTCTTTCTTATTTTCCGGTAATTATCCAATCGATCAGCGCTCTAGACTCAATGAAGTCATAGACGCAAATCTAGACTCCATGTTCAAGCAAATGAAATATGAAGAAATAACCCCTACAGAAGTTTTTGATAATCTATTTAACGATAGCTACTACACCTATATATACGACGAAAAACTGGAATGGGTCACATCGCGCTACTTGTCTTATAGTCAAAATTACTATTCTTATACAGGTGGAGCACATGGTTCTTCTACCGTACAATATCAGAATATTGATTTATCAAGCTTCAAAATAATTAGCTTAGAAGATCTCTTCAAGTCCAACAAAAATACAGAAATACTCAACCTTTTTAAAGATGCTTTTTTTAGAGCAAACAAACTAGACGATAGTAAATCTTATGATGAGCTGGGCTTTTGGTTTAATCCCAGCAATGTTCCTAAAGAATACAAAGAATGGTCTTTGCCAGATGGTTTTTATCTACCCGCAAATTTCTTATTGAACTCAAGAGGCATCACTTTTATATATCAACAATATGAAATAGCGCCCTATGCAGCAGGTATGCCAAAGATTGAAATCACATGGGATAAAATAAAACCATTTTTAGAAGATGATTTTTTGATTTCATAA